The Aspergillus flavus chromosome 2, complete sequence region GATAAATTCTGAGGGCGGGGTCATTTTCTCCCCCGATTGGGTAATCACGCCTTATCAGTTTCCCCACGTGTGCGGTTCCTTAGGCAGCCAGGCACCAATCATTCTCCTTtagagggaaagaagaacgaaAATACTTTGTCATATTTACAGATTCAAATAACAATAGTCACGGATAAATTAGCCATGGATATCCCTTATGGATAACGTTAAGCTTAATTAATGTTACTACAACTGCAACGAATGATCTACTACCTCCTTGCATGCTGTTCGcctgtatatataatagGGCTTACAATAGGATGGCATTGACCCTGTAGCTTTGACGTCTATTCCGTAAAATAAAGAACTATCAATGGAACTACCCGATGTGGTGTTTCTAATCCAAAATAGGAGAGATCTTATACAACCGACTATACACAGACTTAAGCTGGCCGCCACTCATAGTGATGAGGACCCTTCTTGACCGGTCCTGGATCCTCACCGGGTACTCCTGGCTTGTAATATGCATGGGCACCGAATAAGTCCATCTGGGCTTCCATGAATTTCGTTGGTAGCATCGTCCCACCCGCATATTTCAGGTACTCCAAGGTCGCGGAAATCGCCGGGATGTATTGATCGAACACTGTCGAGTCAATTACAATCCGTTTGAGAGAGTCAAAATTATGTTTCAATGCATGAGCGACTTCGTCGATGTCTTTCAGATTTGTATAGTGCACGTCCTTTTTAAGCAAAGGCTGTAGAAGGTCGGCAATAGCTTCTGACTGAATAATACAACCGCCACGCCAGATCTGGAGACATTTGCTCAGGTCAATATTCCATCCTTCGTCATCAGAGGCGCGGGCAATTAGTTCGAGACCCTGACAGAAGGACGACAGGAAGCAACAGTACACTGCTCGCCGTAGATCTTCAATGAAAAGCCGTCGGTCCTTGATGCCCTCAATGGGCTTGGGCTTTGGCATTTGCAATTTTTCCGCCACTCGCAGCCGTTCTGCACGATTACCACTGGCGATACGCATGTAATGACCGGTTGCAATGGTCGGTGCAGAAACATGACGATTGGCCGTCTCCATCACACACCAGTAGGGGGTGCCTTCGGTGTCGTCGTCATCTTGCACAACCTTGTCGAGAACATCATCAAGGACGTATTCGTTCTTCTCACCGATTCCTTCGCCTTTGCCGTCTCCTTCGGGGGATTTTCTCCTGTGGCATACGTCGGCTCCAATATCGAGGAGGAAATTATTCCTTAGTTCGCCCTTCTGATTCCATTCATCAAAGATGTCTCCGATCTCATCATACTTGAGCCCTAGCCCGTAATGAAGAATAGACCAAGCCTCGGCGACCGCCGAAAGCATGCCACCCTCGATGCCGTTGTGTACCATCTTGACAAAATGCCCCGAGCCCGCAGGACCAACTCTGGCTACACACGGTTGACCGGTCTTGCGGTCCTTGGCTGCGTAGCGCTCCAAAAGAGGTAGTACAAGCTCCAGCGCCTTCTCATCGCCACCAGGAGACAAGCTCGGCCCACGGCGAGCGGATTGATATCCGCCGGAAACACCCGTTCCAATCCAACTAACGCCGATTTCTTCGCACTCCTTCTGTCTCCTTTCCGTGCGTCGGTAGTTCTCATTTCCACCGTCTAGGATAATGTCGCCTTTCTTCAATGCATGCTTGATCTTACTAAGAACGGAGTCCGCGGGATCGCCATGagtgatggagaagatgaacaGTTTCCGCTCTCCCTGACCCTCTAAGCTCTGGGTGAATTCGCCAATATCTTCAAATCCTTCGATCTTTCCTTGGCCTTTAATATCCTTAGCCGATTGCAAGAGCTGGTCAacattctctttcttgacgTCCCAGATAGAAACATCAAGACCGAGCTCCGAGAACGCAAAGGCCATCATGGAGCCCATGTTCCCGGCTCCAACGATGCCAATGCGTTTGAACTGTTGGTTCTGGTCTTCTGACGGCATTGTCGCGCTTTACtctggaagaaaaagagtcATCTAAAGAGTTAAGTCTGGTGTTGAAGATCATCGCTGAATTCCGCGCATACTTGAATAGCATTGTGGCAATAAAGGCTGGTCAATTGAGTCTAGGAACAAGACGCTGTGATTACATCATGCCACTGGGACGTCACGATGAACTATGTCCGTGATCTTTGTACTTTTGTGTTAATTTCAATCTCCGAGACCGTTGAGAGCGCGTTCTGGAGTCAAGTGGATCTGCGAACCCTAACTGGTCTTGACTCTCATCATTACATCATATGCTCAACATTGAAAACAAGATCGACAAACATATGACTTTGACTTCACTTTAGCTATTATACTAAGTAATAGACTACAGACATAACTCTCAAACATAATAAACATAATTTCAAAACCATACAAACCCCCAACAATCCTAACAATCAAACCAACcacccccaaaccaaaccaatacACACTACTACAACCCCcaaaaaagaatcaaaacAAAATGCCCACCGACACAAACCAAGTCCCCCTATCGTACGCCACCTGCTCAATAGGCACATCCAAATCCGACACCCTCCCCCGCAAACTCGAAGTCCTCCACCAAGCCGGCTTCACCGGCATCGAGCTCGCCTTCCCGGACATCGTCTCCTACGCCCCAGACCTCCTCGGCCACAAAGTCGCAGAAGATAACTACGCCGAACTCGTCACTGTCGCAAAAGATATCCGTAAACAATGCGAAGCCAAGAACCTGAAGGTGATGATGTTGCAACCGTTCGCGAACTTTGAGGGCTGGCCGCGGGGGTcgaaggagagggaggatgCGTTTGCGAGAGCCAAAGGGTGGATTGAGGTTATGAGGGCTGTAGGAACGGATTTACTTCAGGTATTTTTCCCTATCCTCATATTTAATACGGGTTATGCGGGGTTTGAGTGTGGAAGTGTATGTCTGAAGATACTAATGGGATGATAAAAGGTCGGCTCAACAGATACACCCCTGGACAAACTCTCCGCAACTCAAGAAAATATCATTAACGATCTCCGTGAGCTTTGCGACCTCCTCGCAACGCATAACATGCGTCTTGCGTATGAGAACTGGTGCTGGTCTACGCACGCGCCCACCTGGAAAGATGTCTGGAATGTCGTTCGTCTAGTCGATAGACCTAATATCGGACTCTGTCTTGATACGTTCCAAACGGCTGGGTCTGAATGGGGCGATCCCACGACATCCACAGGACGAATTGAAGATTTGCCCGTTGAAGAGCTGGATCGACGGCTGGAGAAGAGTATGGAGGAGTTGGCGAGCACGATCCCGGCGGAGAAGATTTATCTGTTGCAGGTGTCGGATGCGTATAAGCCTGTGCGGCCGATCGAAGGGAAGATGATCGATGGGGCTTGGCCGAGGGCACGGTGGAGTCAT contains the following coding sequences:
- a CDS encoding 6-phosphogluconate dehydrogenase, decarboxylating, whose translation is MPSEDQNQQFKRIGIVGAGNMGSMMAFAFSELGLDVSIWDVKKENVDQLLQSAKDIKGQGKIEGFEDIGEFTQSLEGQGERKLFIFSITHGDPADSVLSKIKHALKKGDIILDGGNENYRRTERRQKECEEIGVSWIGTGVSGGYQSARRGPSLSPGGDEKALELVLPLLERYAAKDRKTGQPCVARVGPAGSGHFVKMVHNGIEGGMLSAVAEAWSILHYGLGLKYDEIGDIFDEWNQKGELRNNFLLDIGADVCHRRKSPEGDGKGEGIGEKNEYVLDDVLDKVVQDDDDTEGTPYWCVMETANRHVSAPTIATGHYMRIASGNRAERLRVAEKLQMPKPKPIEGIKDRRLFIEDLRRAVYCCFLSSFCQGLELIARASDDEGWNIDLSKCLQIWRGGCIIQSEAIADLLQPLLKKDVHYTNLKDIDEVAHALKHNFDSLKRIVIDSTVFDQYIPAISATLEYLKYAGGTMLPTKFMEAQMDLFGAHAYYKPGVPGEDPGPVKKGPHHYEWRPA
- a CDS encoding putative 3-dehydroshikimate dehydratase; translation: MPTDTNQVPLSYATCSIGTSKSDTLPRKLEVLHQAGFTGIELAFPDIVSYAPDLLGHKVAEDNYAELVTVAKDIRKQCEAKNLKVMMLQPFANFEGWPRGSKEREDAFARAKGWIEVMRAVGTDLLQVGSTDTPLDKLSATQENIINDLRELCDLLATHNMRLAYENWCWSTHAPTWKDVWNVVRLVDRPNIGLCLDTFQTAGSEWGDPTTSTGRIEDLPVEELDRRLEKSMEELASTIPAEKIYLLQVSDAYKPVRPIEGKMIDGAWPRARWSHDYRPRPYGGGYLPIEPVGRAVLKTGFRGWFSMEIFDGGADGEGKEYDMGEYARSAMESVRKFLERSAE